The genomic segment ACCTGAGACGCGTTGATGtgttggactgtgggagaaagcTCCACACAGAACAGCCCTGGTTGACACAGCAGATGTTTGTCTGAGGTGTACAATGGATACTTCCCTTTTTGTctgaatgaagaagaaaaatattacaagtcatccaggcctttatgaCTTTTAAGACCTTTCTGAAGTTTGGCTACCTGATTAGCTTCATAGACGGATACAGCTGGGTGTCATCCGCGTGACAATCAGAATTGATGTGGTGCTTGTGGGGGAAATCTTAATTTCCTCGAGAAATGATCAaatcaagtcatatttaattgaacaaaGTCATGAGTACAACAGAGTCTGAGGGgctggttcagagctccttcaccatgggAAGGTTCAGAGGTTCCACCCAGATCATAGAGAACAGATCTTAAATAGCCAGGCCAGCACGGCGGGGGTCAACAGGAGAGCTGGCCCTTTCACCTTTCTAAATCCTACTTTCCTGGCCCAAATTTCTTATTACTCCTAATGAACCAGCTGTTTATTAACTCCTTGTAAACCACACTTGTCTGAATTTCTACTCTTGCTGCAAAGGGGCTTCAGGTATACAGATTAAATTGAGGTGGTGATGAACGATCAAATCACTCTCTAACAGAGATTTAGTCCTCGTCTCAATTGTTATTAGGTTTTGAAGgtgtgatttgtgtttctttgtactCTGGTACACAACAAAAATGATCTTTACCATTGGAAGAATTAAAATTCCAGTCACATcgatatgttttcattatcccACTTGAACCAGCTCAACTTGGTTTGAGTTCTACTTATTAAAACAACCTTTCTATTCTACAGAAAAGCAAGAAGCTAGGAGGCAAAGATGTCCCTGATCATCGCCCTGTAAAGgcacatattttttcatccattgactcagatgaaaaaaacacagcgaggGAGACTTCCCCTAGACCCCCGTATAGTCAAAGATCGCCTCGCTGTTGCGagacatttattaaaaagacaTATGGAagcatttcatctttatttcagtgacagtgcgactAACAGGTGCCACAGCATTAACAGCTCTTAGTCCGTCACTTCATTCgatttttatttctgaatcTCTGAAAGCAGGACTTCTGTTGGTGTCCTCACCTCTTGACTTTTTCTTATCTTGTTCACCGAAATAATACAACTAATCCCTTCCATTCATCAGTCTAAATAATGATGAATTGCAATGTACCATGCACCCTAACACATTGCATCCTGTTTGTCCCCTCACTAGGTTTGTGAAAGAGCGCCGGCCCTCCATTTCTCCAAACTTCAACTTCCTGGGTCAGCTGCAGCTCTTCCAGGGCACTCTGAGCCAGACGGcctctggtggtggtggtgacctcctcctgcagcagctggacagTTGCCTGCCATCCATCATCGATAGTGTTAGACACCATCACGCCAGTCAGAAGGTGAACTGTGAGGCTGAGAGTGCCGGCCACACAGACGGCACACAGCAgagtcacacacattcagatggAAATGGAAACCAGCAGCGGTCCCGGTCGGGGAAACGTCTGACTCTTCATCTAACTCTTAATCAGAACCAGCAGGAAGTCCGTACATCACGCGAGGCTCTAGCTCCAAGCCCCCACAGGCAGGTCAAACCAGTACCAAAGCCTATGCAACTACAACTGCCATCAGACTCTGCTTCTCTATTAGAGAAACGCAAaagtctcaccctctctctgacCCCGTTGGAAAGCAGCTCTCCCGCCACAGAAAGCGGCAGCCAGCGAGCACGGGGCGCCACCTCCTCCAAAACTGTGCACGACGGAGAGacaggggggaggaaggaggcaaAGACACAGAGGAGCCCCGTCTCCTACAAACAGGCCGAGGTGCATGAACAGGGCCCGCTGTCGCCGTTCAGCCTCACCctcaacaagctgctgggctgggGGGAGAGGGTCCTGCTGGGAGGGGTCTCTGTCCACCCTGCGCTGCCATACAGGGGCTGAAGATGCCGGGTGTggggttgtttgtgtctgtgcatggtAGTCGAAAGGAACAACACTGCATATGTAATGTACAGGAAGTCTGTAAAAAGTGAACTCTTCTATTTaccactttatttatttatttattacagagctgaaaatgtaaacctcACCTTAACATCAAACCTCCACATATGCACCAGGTGTATTACTACCGACACTGATCAGCAATTCTTCTTATTTGTAAGATGCAATTATTTTGAAAGACCTGTGTTCACTGATGATTTAATAAGTGACATTTCAACTGTGTCTTATTCTACATGCATCACAATTTCCTCAGTTcacacctgtttttttcccagtattTGGTGATCACTGTTAATATTTTGGTGGTGCTCACAAATAAATTGGTGTTTGTGAAACattgagaagtgtaaaaaatatatttttcggTTCACTATGAAGCTGTAGCAGGTCAGAGGACACTGGCTGAGTCGGCAGCCCTTCAATGTGGCCAAGGACACTTATATACGTTCTTACGTGGGTCCCAGGCCAACTCCAAATGTGGTCTGGGTGATGGGATCTCAAATGTGTCCTCAATACATCTTGGGTGCATACTCTGGCTGTCCACTGGTGATCAGATCACTCAGGATGTACCTTAATACCAGGTC from the Scophthalmus maximus strain ysfricsl-2021 chromosome 17, ASM2237912v1, whole genome shotgun sequence genome contains:
- the si:ch211-195b15.8 gene encoding dual specificity protein phosphatase 16; translated protein: MVWSRGSEAERPPLSAVLPRLYLGAEGDVVQERLASLGISYVLSVSRCSPQPPFLPQSRYLRIPIDDSLRDDLLPWIPQALRFIDAAMSSGASVLVHCAAGVSRSPALAVAYIMYSLGMDLDRAYRFVKERRPSISPNFNFLGQLQLFQGTLSQTASGGGGDLLLQQLDSCLPSIIDSVRHHHASQKVNCEAESAGHTDGTQQSHTHSDGNGNQQRSRSGKRLTLHLTLNQNQQEVRTSREALAPSPHRQVKPVPKPMQLQLPSDSASLLEKRKSLTLSLTPLESSSPATESGSQRARGATSSKTVHDGETGGRKEAKTQRSPVSYKQAEVHEQGPLSPFSLTLNKLLGWGERVLLGGVSVHPALPYRG